A DNA window from Limanda limanda chromosome 6, fLimLim1.1, whole genome shotgun sequence contains the following coding sequences:
- the ccnp gene encoding cyclin N-terminal domain-containing protein 2, with the protein MAKTGVSDPKPLLDLHKRVDERRAPLRALANACGPIDRWQPVEESRKVPVKVELECRWERRLLTQTSEGIIMGLHEDSLTHSDGNVDGCVEEHMLLYPRGLPSLHSFQALVPSLLRHEVEMALEKLGLVWDRTYGWDMFLVMFLRTQTRNFFPNADLPRHFTDATRGVLVDWLIHVHEMIHFQEETLYLAIHLLNCALRQIKVTPANLQLLGMVCLFIAAKQEECLLPEVSGLCYLMDHTYTKHQLLRMERKVLSGLKFDFTYCPPLYFLLLFASIARCSSKVVWMARYLLELSLLEGQCVVFLPSQLAGAALCLSRQVLQEPPTPEGEAAWCLATSIHVGSETALLTIMHILANAAAKYQTCRTFIKFSSPETMHVSRHPGLKMASALLGVRT; encoded by the exons ATGGCCAAGACCGGCGTCTCCGACCCCAAGCCCCTGCTGGACTTACACAAGAGG GTGGATGAAAGGCGGGCCCCGTTAAGAGCTTTGGCTAATGCCTGTGGACCTATAGACCGCTGGCAGCCTGTAGAAGAGTCCCGGAAGGTGCCTGTCAAAGTGGAGCTAGAATGCAGATGG GAAAGGAGGTTATTAACGCAAACCAGTGAAGGCATCATCATGGGTTTACATGAAGACAGTCTGACGCACTCAGACGGTA ATGTCGACGGGTGTGTGGAGGAGCACATGCTTCTTTACCCTCGTGGCCTGCCGAGTCTCCACAGCTTTCAGGCGCTGGTACCCAGCCTGCTGCGCCATGAAGTCGAGATGGCCCTGGAGAAACTGGGCCTCGTATGGGACCGAACATACGGCTGGGACATGTTTTTGGTCATGTTTTTG AGAACTCAAACACGGAACTTTTTTCCCAACGCTGACCTGCCCCGGCATTTTACCGATGCCACTCGAGGTGTGCTGGTAGACTGGCTCATTCATGTTCAT GAAATGATCCATTTCCAGGAAGAGACCCTCTATCTGGCCATACACCTCCTCAACTGTGCATTGCGTCAGATTAAAGTGACCCCAGCCAATCTGCAGCTCCTCGGCATGGTTTGCCTATTCATTGCTGCAAAGCAAGAAGAGTGTCTCCTCCCTGAG GTGTCTGGACTCTGCTACTTAATGGACCACACCTACACAAAGCATCAGTTACTGCGAATGGAGCGCAAAGTCCTCTCTGGGCTCAAGTTTGATTTTACCTACTGTCCCCCTCTGTACTTCCTTCTCCTTTTTGCCTCCATTGCTCGCTGCAGTTCAAAG GTGGTGTGGATGGCTCGGTACCTGCTGGAGCTCTCTCTGCTGGAGGGCCAGTGTGTGGTGTTCCTCCCTTCACAGCTGGCTGGAGCCGCCCTCTGCTTGTCCCGCCAAGTCCTGCAAGAGCCCCCGACCCCGGAGGGAGAGGCCGCATGGTGCCTGGCCACCAGTATCCATGTCGGCAG TGAGACTGCCCTGCTGACCATCATGCACATTCTGGCCAACGCTGCAGCCAAATACCAGACCTGTAGAACTTTTATTAAATTCTCCTCCCCAGAGACCATGCACGTCAGCAGACACCCGGGTCTGAAGATGGCCTCGGCTCTGTTGGGTGTACGTACTTGA
- the si:ch211-132b12.7 gene encoding CLOCK-interacting pacemaker has translation MPKEQPCLSEHSPCATSSKNAKDERNSTILLAMRETTDADDSSGRGSLCSSEKDSGYSDCSDWQHMDVEDQHSDRGSECAEMSQPGQNRERGQRNSEDSTLMLAGRELPPINIIDNMGLKQTPKPDTIQKKGQLLWRNQSWETGSSDASPLLVLPTTRQPHKPLSRKPNITGKKRNGTYLPIFNSLSSIAPPSSKKPPDISLSNEKLQNLSENVSTKHKSEGTPGTRSLLDQHLNKQPKLAFSCSSSARDTVSSSTSDIACSSQGSPSASTVHTAGSSRGLHRYGTTNVSHRRFLNTLEKLRQSGLLDIALRTKELLRQSNAIEQDISELRQHTELLCQTASNPSCGLNGVTAWEPLHRAMSESCSYPNLQRLHNLQTPPHPDSSGQPESINTVDGEQPATESSDVSPAHCPPALLDPNQNCPVSPHQSEQSRELATGGKVTFTPPDSSTD, from the exons ATGCCAAAGGAACAACCTTGCCTGAGCGAGCACAGCCCCTGTGCCACATCCAGCAAGAACGCCAAAGATGAGCGCAACAGTACGATTCTGCTGGCGATGCGTGAAACTACAGACGCAGATGACTCCAGTGGAAGGGgctccctctgcagctcagagaagGACTCAGGCTACTCtg aTTGCTCAGACTGGCAGCATATGGATGTGGAGGACCAGCATAGTGACAGAGGAAGTGAGTGTGCAGAAATGTCACAACCTGGCCAGAACAGAGAACGTGGGCAAAGAAATTCTGAGGATTCCACCCTGATGCTTGCAGGACGTGAGCTCCCACCCATCAACATAATCGACAACATGGGGCTGAAGCAG ACCCCCAAGCCGGACACGATCCAGAAAAAAGGTCAGCTACTCTGGAGAAATCAAAGCTGGGAAACTGGCAGTTCCGATGCTTCCCCTTTGCTCGTGTTGCCGACCACCCGGCAGCCCCACAAGCCCTTGTCCCGGAAGCCCAACATCACGGGCAAGAAAAGAAACGGCACATACCTGCCTATTTTCAACTCCTTATCCAGTATTGCACCACCCTCCAGCAAGAAGCCCCCAGATATATCTTTATCAAACGAAAAGCTCCAGAATCTGAGCGAGAATGTGTCCACCAAACATAAGAGTGAAGGTACACCAGGGACCAGGAGTCTGCTAGATCAGCACCTTAATAAGCAACCCAAATTAGCATTCTCATGCTCCTCTTCAGCCAGAGATACTGTATCGTCCTCCACTTCCGATATTGCTTGCTCTAGCCAGGGCTCTCCATCTGCGTCCACTGTGCACACCGCCGGCTCCTCCAGAGGACTTCACAGGTACGGCACCACTAATGTTAGCCACCGCCGTTTCCTCAACACATTAGAAAAGCTAAGACAATCTGGTTTGTTAGACATTGCACTGCGCACAAAGGAGCTGCTGCGCCAAAGCAACGCTATCGAGCAGGACATTTCGGAACTGCGCCAGCACACGGAGCTGCTGTGCCAGACCGCCAGCAACCCCAGCTGCGGCCTGAATGGTGTCACAGCCTGGGAACCTCTCCACAGAGCCATGTCCGAGTCCTGCAGCTACCCCAACCTCCAACGCCTGCACAACTTACAAACCCCGCCTCATCCAGATTCTTCTGGTCAACCAGAGAGTATTAACACAGTAGACGGTGAGCAGCCAGCCACTGAGAGCTCGGATGTGTCACCAGCTCATTGTCCCCCAGCCTTACTGGATCCAAACCAGAACTGTCCTGTATCACCGCATCAGTCGGAACAAAGCAGGGAGCTCGCCACCGGTGGGAAAGTCACCTTTACGCCTCCTGACAGTTCTACTGATTAG